In Cicer arietinum cultivar CDC Frontier isolate Library 1 chromosome 1, Cicar.CDCFrontier_v2.0, whole genome shotgun sequence, one DNA window encodes the following:
- the LOC101514180 gene encoding protein NRT1/ PTR FAMILY 1.2-like, with product MDKEVELCSTNDVHETVSQHISQPQRSKGGLITMPFIIANEALARMASLGLLPNMILYLMGTYRLHLGTATQILLLSSAASNFTPVVGAFLADSYLGRFMGVGLGSAVSFLGMTLLWLTAMIKQAHPPACIHPTQGCKSATSGQMAMLLSAFGLMSIGNGGLSCSLAFGADQVNRKDNPNNHRVLEIFFSWYYAFTTISIIIALIGIVYIQDHLGWKIGFGVPAALMLLSTLLFFLASPLYVKIKKRTSLFTGFAQVTVAAYKNRKLPLPRKNSAEFYYKKKDSDLVVPTDRLRFLNKACVIKDHEQDIASDGSATNPWSLCTVDQVEELKAIVRVIPLWSTGIMMSLNIGGSFGLLQAKSLNRHITSHFEVPAGSFSVIMVAAIFVWIVLYDRVIIPLASKIKGKPFRICAKTRMGIGLFLSFLHLVTAATFESIRRKKAIKEGYINDTHGVLKMSAMWLAPQLCIGGIAEAFNGIGQNEFYYTEFPRTMSSVAASLSGLGMAAGNLVSSFVFSTIENVTSREGKEGWISDNINKGRFDKYYWVIAGVSALNILYYLVCSWAYGPTVDQISKVSEENGSKEEESTELKNVDQVYERVSEEKGSKEKELPEFKNGGQVDKVVKISEENGLKEEGLIKH from the exons ATGGACAAGGAAGTTGAACTTTGTTCTACCAATGATGTTCATGAAACGGTTTCTCAACACATCTCACAACCACAAAGAAGCAAGGGTGGTCTTATCACAATGCCTTTCATCATTG CAAATGAGGCACTTGCAAGGATGGCAAGTTTGGGACTTTTACCAAACATGATATTGTATTTGATGGGAACTTACAGGCTTCATCTTGGCACAGCTACTCAGATTCTTCTCTTATCATCTGCAGCAAGTAACTTCACACCTGTTGTTGGTGCTTTTCTTGCAGATTCTTATTTGGGTCGATTCATGGGTGTTGGATTAGGTTCTGCTGTCAGTTTCTTg GGAATGACACTGTTGTGGTTAACAGCCATGATCAAACAGGCACATCCTCCAGCTTGCATCCATCCAACTCAAGGCTGTAAATCAGCAACATCAGGACAAATGGCAATGTTACTCTCTGCCTTTGGTCTCATGTCAATTGGTAATGGTGGTCTTTCATGTTCCTTAGCATTTGGTGCTGACCAAGTAAATAGAAAAGATAATCCCAATAATCATAGGGTCTTGGAAATATTCTTCAGCTGGTATTATGCTTTCACAACTATTTCTATCATAATAGCTCTCATTGGAATAGTTTATATCCAAGATCATCTTGGATGGAAAATTGGTTTTGGAGTTCCAGCAGCACTCATGCTTTTGTCTACTCTCTTGTTCTTTCTTGCTTCTCCTCTTTatgtaaagattaaaaaaagaaCCAGCTTGTTCACTGGTTTTGCACAAGTAACTGTTGCTGCTTATAAGAACAGAAAACTTCCATTGCCACGTAAGAATTCAGCTGAATTTTACTATAAAAAGAAGGACTCAGATCTTGTTGTTCCAACTGATAGGCTAAG GTTTCTGAATAAAGCTTGTGTTATCAAGGATCATGAACAAGATATAGCCTCTGATGGTTCAGCAACAAACCCCTGGAGTTTATGCACAGTAGATCAAGTAGAAGAACTTAAAGCCATTGTTAGAGTGATTCCATTGTGGTCTACAGGGATCATGATGTCCCTTAACATTGGAGGCTCATTTGGATTGTTGCAAGCTAAATCCTTAAACAGACACATCACTTCACACTTTGAAGTTCCAGCAGGATCTTTTAGTGTAATCATGGTAGCTGCAATATTTGTGTGGATAGTTCTCTACGACCGCGTTATTATTCCTCTAGCATCAAAGATCAAAGGGAAACCATTTAGGATCTGTGCAAAAACAAGAATGGGAATTGGtttgtttttatcttttctCCATTTAGTAACTGCAGCAACGTTTGAGagtataagaagaaagaaagcaaTCAAAGAAGGATACATTAATGATACTCATGGAGTGTTGAAAATGTCTGCAATGTGGCTTGCACCTCAACTTTGCATAGGTGGTATAGCTGAAGCATTCAACGGTATAGGACAAAATGAGTTTTATTACACAGAGTTTCCAAGGACTATGTCTAGTGTTGCTGCTTCACTTTCTGGATTGGGAATGGCTGCAGGAAACTTGGTATCTTCTTTTGTATTCAGCACTATAGAAAATGTTACTTCAAGAGAAGGAAAAGAAGGTTGGATTTCTGATAATATTAACAAGGGTcgttttgataaatattattggGTTATAGCTGGTGTTAGTGCTCTTAATATATTGTATTATCTAGTATGTAGTTGGGCTTATGGACCTACAGTTGATCAAATATCTAAGGTAAGTGAGGAAAATGGTTCCAAGGAGGAGGAATCAACTGAATTGAAGAATGTGGATCAAGTATATGAAAGAGTTAGTGAAGAAAAGGGTTCTAAGGAGAAAGAATTACCTGAGTTCAAGAATGGGGGTCAGGTTGACAAAGTAGTCAAGATTAGTGAAGAAAATGGTTTAAAGGAGGAAGGGTTAATTAAACATTAA
- the LOC101513205 gene encoding putative pentatricopeptide repeat-containing protein At3g23330: MSFNSISKKTLQTSRTISFLFNLFPLSPSSYHSFANQQSLTTDCYTSLLQSCIASKALNPGKQLHAHFCHLGLPYNQNLATKLVHLYSVSNSLINAHNLFDKIPKGNLFLWNVLIRGYAWNGPHDAAISLYHDMLDYELKPDNFTLPFVLKACSALSAVGEGKRIHEYVIKNGWERDVFVGAALIDMYAKCGCVIDARYVFDKILVRDDVLWNSMLAAYAQNGHPDESLSLCREMAATGVRPTEATLVTVISSSADIACLPNGREIHGFSWKHGFQSNDKVKTALIDMYAKCGYVKVARALFDRLREKRVISWNAIITGYAMHGLAVEALDLFEEMRKEARPDLITFVGVLAACSRGRLLDEGRELYNLMVRDYGINPTVQHYTCMVDLLGHCGQLDEAYNLIRHMSVKPDSGVWGALLNSCKIHGNVELAELALEKLIALEPDDSGNYVILANMYAQSGNWEGVEKLRQLMIDKGIKKNIACSWIEVKNKVYAFLSGDVSHPNSNAIYAELKRLEGLMHEAGYAPNTGSVFHDVEEDEKTNMVCSHSERLAIAFGLISTSPGTRLLITKNIRICEDCHVAIKFISKITEREITVRDVNRYHHFKHGMCSCGDHW, translated from the exons ATGTCTTTCAATTCCATTAGTAAGAAGACACTACAAACCTCAAGAACAATTTCATTCCTTTTCAACCTCTTCCCTCTTTCTCCATCTTCCTACCACTCATTCGCCAACCAACAATCACTAACCACCGACTGTTACACTTCACTTCTCCAATCTTGTATCGCTTCCAAGGCGTTAAACCCAGGGAAACAGCTCCATGCCCATTTCTGCCACCTGGGTCTTCCTTACAATCAAAACTTGGCCACTAAACTCGTCCATCTTTACAGCGTTTCCAACTCTCTCATAAATGCACATAACCTGTTCGACAAAATTCCCAAAGGAAATTTGTTTCTCTGGAATGTTTTGATTCGGGGTTATGCATGGAATGGGCCCCACGATGCTGCCATTTCACTCTATCATGACATGCTTGACTATGAGCTCAAGCCCGATAATTTCACTTTACCATTTGTTCTTAAGGCGTGCTCAGCACTTTCTGCAGTTGGAGAG GGAAAGAGGATCCATGAGTATGTGATAAAAAATGGGTGGGAGAGAGATGTGTTTGTTGGTGCAGCCCTTATTGACATGTATGCCAAATGTGGTTGTGTGATCGATGCCCGATATGTGTTCGATAAAATTCTTGTGAGGGATGATGTGTTGTGGAACTCTATGCTTGCAGCTTATGCTCAAAATGGACACCCTGATGAATCACTTTCTCTGTGCCGTGAGATGGCCGCAACGGGTGTGAGACCTACCGAGGCAACTCTTGTGACTGTGATTTCGTCTTCAGCTGACATTGCCTGTCTCCCAAATGGGAGGGAAATTCATGGATTTAGTTGGAAACATGGATTTCAATCCAATGACAAGGTCAAAACCGCTTTGAttgatatgtatgcaaaatgtgGTTATGTGAAAGTTGCCCGTGCTTTGTTTGATCGTCTTAGGGAGAAAAGGGTCATTTCTTGGAATGCAATTATTACCGGTTATGCAATGCACGGTCTTGCTGTTGAAGCTTTAGACTTGTTTGAAGAAATGAGAAAGGAGGCTCGGCCGGATCTTATAACCTTTGTTGGTGTTCTTGCGGCTTGCAGCCGAGGGCGTTTGTTGGATGAAGGACGGGAGTTGTATAACTTGATGGTGAGGGATTATGGTATCAATCCTACAGTTCAACATTACACGTGCATGGTTGATCTCCTTGGTCACTGTGGTCAACTGGATGAGGCATATAATCTTATACGACATATGAGTGTTAAGCCAGATTCTGGTGTATGGGGTGCTTTGCTGAATTCATGCAAAATCCATGGGAATGTGGAATTGGCCGAGTTAGCTTTAGAGAAACTAATTGCGCTTGAGCCCGACGATTCTGGAAATTATGTGATTTTGGCTAACATGTATGCTCAATCAGGCAACTGGGAAGGAGTTGAAAAATTGCGGCAGTTAATGATAGACAAAGGAATAAAGAAAAACATTGCTTGTAGCTGGATTGAAGTAAAGAACAAAGTCTATGCATTTCTTTCAGGAGATGTTTCACACCCAAATTCTAATGCAATATATGCAGAGCTGAAGAGATTAGAAGGACTAATGCATGAAGCTGGATATGCCCCAAATACAGGATCTGTTTTCCATGATGTGGAGGAAGATGAGAAGACAAATATGGTGTGCAGTCATAGTGAAAGACTAGCTATTGCATTTGGACTCATAAGTACATCACCAGGAACCCGACTTTTGATAACAAAGAATATCCGAATTTGCGAGGACTGTCATGTTGCTATTAAGTTCATTTCAAAGATTACAGAGAGGGAGATTACTGTAAGAGACGTTAATCGCTATCATCATTTTAAACACGGCATGTGTTCATGTGGTGATCATTGGTGA
- the LOC101513527 gene encoding golgin candidate 5: MAWFNAKNAWGNFPDLAGAVNKLQESVKSIEKNFDTALGFEEKGESSNEASGSWPIPTDGKALFNPVLALIGNKSEEDSEETSENVESSQQESETKRSVEKPESLDHIPVGEGKEVSEADKTDDVEAEETTVQEENKVHEDEEEADHTESVDRTTAQDLDHGKDDHQLPEMPVELPESPVQKSENSDSISHPQEKEIAEVGSLESPTMMQPIFSNLGDDVVEGSISKPSESHGTSDVHETNEIETKEESKEEERVQAVENVEIISSVQPEASDNTEKRDDTDTSVLHSVAFEETNSTDQSYNEQPPSATPNESSEVVSDLVSHDNETTVKENERDHLANNIETDIKEQHLSSVKNMYDSNSIVELERVKREMKMMEAALQGAARQAQAKADEIAKFMNENEQLKALVEDLKRKSNEAEVESLREEYHQRVSILERKVYALTKERDTLRREQNKKSDAAALLKEKDEIITQVMAEGEELSKKQAAQESTIRKLRAQIRDLEEEKKGLTTKLQVEENKVESIKRDKTATEKVLQETIEKHQNELAAQKEYYTNALAAAKEAEALAEARANNEARTELESRLREAEERESMLVQTLEELRQTLSRKEQQAVFKEDMLHRDIEDLQKRYQASERRCEELITQVPESTRPLLRQIEAMQETNARRAEAWAAVERSLNSRLQEAEAKVATAEERERSVNDRLSQTLSRINVLEAQISCLRAEQTQLSKTLEKERQRAAESRQEYLAAKEEADTQEGRARQLEEEIRDVRQKHKQELHEALMHRELLQQEIEKEKAARSDLERTVRVHSVPSSDQTPKTKHNSAFENGNLSRKISSASSLGSMEESYFLQASLDSSDSFSERRNPGELSMSPYYMKSMTPSSFEAALRQKEGELASYMSRLASLESIRDSLAEELVKMTAQCEKLRGEAAVLPGLRSELEALRRRHSAALELMGERDEELEELRADIVDLKEMYREQVNLLVNKIQIMSSSMSNT; the protein is encoded by the exons ATGGCATGGTTTAATGCGAAAAATGCATGGGGGAACTTCCCTGATTTGGCGGGAGCCGTGAATAAGCTTCAGGAGAGTGTGAAGAGTATTGAGAAGAATTTTGATACTGCTCTTGGATTTGAAGAAAAAGGGGAATCTAGTAATGAAG CTTCAGGATCATGGCCTATACCTACTGACGGGAAAGCACTATTTAATCCTGTCTTGGCCCTTATAGGGAACAAAAGTGAGGAAGATAGTGAAGAAACATCTGAAAACGTTGAATCCTCTCAGCAAGAATCTGAAACTAAGAGGTCAGTGGAAAAACCTGAGTCTCTGGATCATATTCCTGTGGGTGAGGGAAAAGAAGTCTCTGAAGCTGATAAAACAGATGACGTGGAAGCTGAAGAAACCACGGTTCAAGAAGAAAATAAAGTGCACGAGGACGAAGAAGAGGCTGACCATACAGAGTCAGTAGATAGAACAACTGCACAGGATTTGGACCATGGAAAGGATGACCACCAGTTACCGGAGATGCCTGTTGAATTGCCTGAATCCCCCGTTCAGAAGTCTGAGAATTCAGATTCCATTAGCCATCCTCAAGAGAAAGAAATTGCTGAAGTGGGAAGCTTGGAAAGTCCAACGATGATGCAACCCATATTTTCTAATCTTGGAGATGATGTAGTTGAGGGTAGTATCAGTAAGCCCAGTGAGTCTCATGGTACTAGTGATGTGCATGAGACTAATGAAATTGAGACAAAAGAGGagagtaaagaagaagagagggTACAAGCAGTGGAAAATGTAGAGATAATTTCTTCTGTACAACCTGAGGCATCAGACAATACTGAGAAAAGAGACGATACGGACACTTCTGTTCTACATTCTGTGGCTTTTGAAGAAACCAACAGCACTGACCAATCATATAATGAACAACCACCCAGTGCTACTCCAAATGAATCTTCTGAGGTGGTATCTGATTTGGTTTCGCATGACAATGAAACAACtgttaaagaaaatgaaagggACCATCTTGCAAATAATATTGAAACTGACATAAAAGAGCAGCATTTGAGTTCtgtaaaaaatatgtatgacTCAAATTCCATAGTTGAGCTGGAGAGGGTGAAGAGGGAGATGAAAATGATGGAGGCAGCATTACAAGGTGCTGCTAGACAAGCACAG GCTAAAGCTGATGAAATAGCAAAATTTATGAATGAGAACGAACAATTGAAAGCTTTGGTTGAAGATTTAaag AGAAAATCCAATGAAGCTGAAGTTGAGTCTTTGCGAGAGGAATACCATCAGAGGGTTTCAATTCTTGAGAGAAAG GTTTATGCTCTCACCAAGGAAAGGGATACGCTTCGCCGGGAGCAGAATAAAAAAAGTGATGCAGCTGCTCTGTTGAAGGAAAAGGATGAAATAATTACTCAAGTTATGGCAGAAG GTGAAGAGCTTTCCAAAAAGCAGGCTGCTCAAGAATCTACAATAAGGAAACTTAGGGCTCAG ATTAGAGATCTTGAGGAGGAGAAAAAAGGTTTGACTACTAAACTTCAG GTAGAGGAGAATAAGGTAGAAAGTATCAAGAGAGACAAAACAGCTACAGAGAAGGTGTTGCAAGAAACAATAGAAAAACATCAAAATGAACTTGCAGCACAGAAAGAGTATTACACTAATGCTTTGGCTGCTGCTAAGGAGGCTGAAGCATTAGCAGAGGCTCGAGCAAACAATGAAGCAAGAACTGAGCTAGAGAGTCGTCTAAGAGAAGCCGAGGAACGTGAATCCATGCTAGTCCAGACACTTGAAgagttgagacaaactctaagTAGAAAGGAACAGCAG GCTGTATTCAAAGAAGACATGCTTCACAGAGACATTGAGGATCTTCAAAAACGCTATCAG GCAAGTGAAAGACGGTGTGAAGAACTGATTACACAAGTTCCAGAATCTACAAGGCCTCTTTTAAGGCAAATTGAAGCCATGCAG GAAACAAATGCCAGAAGAGCTGAAGCTTGGGCTGCAGTTGAAAGATCTCTCAATTCTCGACTTCAG GAAGCTGAGGCTAAAGTTGCAACTGCCGAGGAAAGAGAGCGATCTGTGAATGACCGCTTATCTCAAACCTTGTCTCGAATTAATGTTCTTGAGGCCCAG ATTTCATGTCTTAGGGCAGAACAGACTCAATTAAGTAAGACCCTTGAAAAGGAGAGACAAAGAGCAGCTGAAAGTAGGCAGGAATATCTTGCTGCAAAGGAGGAAGCTGACACTCAAGAAGGTCGTGCGAGACAGCTTGAGGAAGAGATTAGAGACGTAAGACAGAAACACAAGCAAGAGTTGCATGAGGCATTGATGCACAGGGAGCTTCTTCAGCAG gaaatagaaaaagaaaaggctGCTCGATCAGATCTGGAGAGGACCGTTCGTGTTCATTCTGTGCCATCATCAGATCAAACTCCCAAAACAAAGCATAATTCTGCTTTTGAGAATG GGAATCTGTCCCGTAAAATCTCTAGTGCAAGCTCCCTTGGAAGCATGGAAGAAAGCTATTTTCTTCAAGCATCACTGGATTCATCTGACAGTTTTTCTGAACGGAGAAACCCAGGAGAACTAAGCATGAGTCCTTACTATATGAAGAGCATGACACCCAGTTCTTTTGAGGCTGCACTTCGTCAGAAGGAGGGTGAACTTGCTTCATATATGTCGCGCTTG GCATCACTGGAATCTATTCGTGATTCTCTTGCTGAAGAGTTGGTCAAAATGACAGCACAG TGTGAAAAGTTGCGTGGAGAGGCTGCTGTGCTCCCTGGCTTAAGATCAGAACTAGAAGCATTGAGGAGGAGGCACTCTGCTGCTTTGGAGTTGATGGGGGAACGTGATGAAGAG CTGGAGGAACTTCGTGCGGATATCGTTGATTTAAAGGAAATGTACAGAGAACAAGTCAACTTACTTGTCAATAAG atCCAGATAATGAGTTCATCAATGAGTAACACCTAA
- the LOC101512878 gene encoding homeobox-leucine zipper protein GLABRA 2 — MLLKKHTLLSSTTPTPTPTLSMGADNNPLASPALSLSLAGIFRQGGVAAEGEGTTSNMEVEEGEEGSTVGGERVEEIISSDNSGPTKSRSEDYFEGEDDEGEGNDDDDGDTNNNNNKHKNKKRKKYHRHTAQQIRVMEALFKESPHPDEKQRQQLSKQLGLAPRQVKFWFQNRRTQIKAIQERHENSLLKTEIEKLREKNKSLRETINKACCPNCGVPTTNRDGAMPTEEQQLRIENVKLKAEVEKLRASLGKYASGTMSPSCSTSHDQENKSCLDFYTGSFGLDESRIMDVVNQAMEELIKMATKGEPLWLRSLETGREILNYDEYIKEFAIENSDNGRPKRSIEASRDTGLVFSDLPRIVQCFLDAKQWKEMFPCLISKAATVDIICKGENSNNNGAVQLMFAELQMLTPMVPTREVYFVRYCKQLSGEQWAIVDVSIDKVEDNIDASLVKCRKRPSGCIIEDKSNGHCKVTWVEHLECQKSAVHSMYRTIVNSGLAFGARHWIATLQLQCERLVFFMATNVPMKDSTGVATLAGRKSILKLAQRMTWSFCHAIGASSLHTWTKVTSKTGEDIRVSSRKNLNDPGEPLGLILCAVSSVWLPISPNVLFDFLRDEARRTEWDIMSSGGSVQSIANLAKGQDRGNAVTIQTVKSNENNMWILQDSCTNSYESMVVYAPVDITGIQSVMTGCDSSNLVILPSGFSIVPDGLESRPMVITSRQEEKNTEGGSLFTVAFQILTNASPTAKLTMESVDSINSLVSCTLRHIRTSLHCEDG, encoded by the exons atgctcCTTAAAAAACACACCCTTCTTTCATCAACAACACCAACACCAACACCAACGTTATCAATGGGTGCAGACAATAATCCACTTGCCTCTCCAGCTCTCTCTCTTAGCCTC GCGGGGATTTTTCGGCAAGGTGGTGTGGCGGCGGAGGGTGAAGGGACGACAAGTAACATGGAGGTGGAGGAAGGGGAAGAGGGGAGCACCGTGGGAGGTGAGCGCGTGGAGGAGATAATTAGCAGCGATAATTCAGGTCCTACAAAATCCAGATCAGAAGATTATTTTGAAggagaagatgatgaaggtgaaggtaatgatgatgatgatggtgatactaacaataataataataaacacaaGAACAAAAAGAGGAAGAAATATCATAGGCACACTGCTCAGCAGATCAGAGTCATGGAAGC GCTTTTCAAAGAGTCACCACATCCTGATGAAAAACAGAGGCAACAACTTAGCAAACAATTAGGCCTTGCTCCTAGGCAAGTTAAATTTTGGTTCCAAAATCGTCGAACCCAAATCAAG GCAATACAAGAGCGACATGAAAATTCATTGTTGAAAACAGAAATAGAGAAACTAAGGGAGAAAAACAAGAGCCTAAGAGAGACCATAAACAAAGCTTGTTGTCCAAACTGTGGGGTACCAACCACAAATAGAGATGGTGCTATGCCAACTGAAGAACAACAACTACGTATTGAAAATGTCAAACTCAAAGCTGAG GTAGAGAAACTGAGAGCAAGTTTAGGGAAATATGCATCAGGGACAATGTCCCCTTCATGTTCTACTAGCCATGACCAAGAGAATAAAAGTTGtttggatttttatactggAAGTTTTGGTCTTGATGAGTCAAGGATAATGGATGTAGTAAACCAAGCAATGGAGGAACTTATAAAGATGGCTACAAAGGGTGAACCATTATGGCTACGTAGCTTAGAAACTGGTCGTGAAATACTTAATTATGATGAATATATTAAAGAGTTTGCAATTGAAAATTCAGATAATGGAAGACCAAAGAGATCCATTGAAGCTTCAAGAGATACAGGGCTTGTTTTTTCAGATCTCCCTCGGATTGTCCAATGTTTTCTAGATGCT AAGCAATGGAAGGAAATGTTTCCATGTTTAATATCGAAGGCAGCAACCGTTGACATTATATGCAAAGGAGAAAATTCTAACAACAATGGTGCCGTGCAACTG ATGTTTGCTGAGCTACAAATGCTAACTCCAATGGTACCAACTAGAGAAGTATATTTTGTGAGATACTGCAAACAGTTGAGTGGTGAACAATGGGCAATCGTTGATGTGTCCATAGACAAAGTAGAAGACAACATTGATGCATCCCTCGTCAAGTGCAGAAAACGCCCCTCCGGTTGCATTATTGAGGATAAGTCAAACGGCCATTGCAAA GTAACATGGGTGGAGCACTTGGAGTGCCAAAAGAGTGCAGTTCATTCAATGTATCGCACCATTGTCAACAGTGGCTTAGCCTTTGGGGCAAGGCATTGGATAGCGACCCTTCAACTTCAATGCGAACGTCTAGTTTTCTTCATGGCAACAAATGTTCCCATGAAGGATTCAACTG GTGTTGCTACATTGGCTGGAAGAAAAAGCATTTTGAAGTTGGCACAAAGAATGACATGGAGTTTCTGTCATGCTATTGGTGCCTCAAGCCTCCATACATGGACTAAGGTTACTAGTAAAACAGGTGAAGACATACGAGTCAGTTCTAGAAAGAACCTGAATGATCCTGGTGAACCTCTTGGGTTGATACTGTGTGCAGTTTCTTCTGTATGGTTGCCTATATCTCCTAATGTTCTGTTTGATTTCTTGAGGGATGAAGCTCGTCGGACTGAG TGGGATATCATGTCCAGTGGTGGGAGTGTGCAGTCCATTGCAAATTTAGCCAAAGGACAAGACAGAGGCAATGCAGTAACCATCCAA ACAGTTAAATCAAATGAAAACAATATGTGGATACTGCAAGATAGCTGCACAAATTCCTATGAATCAATGGTGGTATATGCTCCTGTGGACATTACTGGTATTCAGTCTGTGATGACTGGATGTGATTCGAGCAATCTTGTCATTCTTCCCTCAGGATTCTCAATTGTTCCTGATGGTCTCGAGTCAAGGCCAATGGTGATCACTTCAAGgcaggaagaaaaaaatacagaGGGAGGATCTTTGTTTACAGTAGCATTCCAGATCCTTACCAATGCTTCTCCTACAGCCAAATTAACAATGGAGTCTGTGGACTCGATCAACTCTCTTGTATCATGTACATTGAGACACATCAGAACAAGTTTACATTGTGAAGATGGTTAG
- the LOC101513834 gene encoding protein PLANT CADMIUM RESISTANCE 8 — MQTTEEQKIQQQEFVGANSIQRVGNPWSTGLFDCHENQTNAIMTAFLPCVTFGQIAEVLDGGELSCPLGSFIYLLMMPALCTQWIMGSKYRKKLRKRYDLVDAPYTDVISHIFCPCCSLCQEFRELKIRGLDPALGWNGILAEQRSKQPSNQTLKNPPSDQFMSK; from the exons ATGCAGACCACTGAGGAGCAGAAGATTCAACAACAAGAATTCGTTGGCGCAAATTCGATTCAGCGGGTAGGAAATCCATGGAGTACTGGACTATTTGATTGCCATGAGAACCAGACAAATG CTATTATGACAGCATTTTTGCCTTGTGTAACATTTGGACAAATAGCAGAAGTATTGGATGGTGGAGAATTGA GTTGTCCGTTGGGAAGCTTCATTTACCTGCTAATGATGCCTGCTTTGTGCACTCAATGGATTATGGGGTCAAAGTACAGAAAAAAGTTAAGGAAAAGGTATGATTTGGTGGATGCTCCATATACAGATGTGATTTCACACATCTTTTGTCCATGTTGTTCACTATGTCAAGAGTTCAGAGAGCTCAAAATTAGAGGACTTGACCCTGCTCTTG GGTGGAATGGTATTCTTGCAGAACAACGATCAAAACAGCCAAGTAATCAAACATTGAAGAATCCTCCCTCAGACCAATTCATGTCCAAGTGA